A region from the Simiduia sp. 21SJ11W-1 genome encodes:
- a CDS encoding LUD domain-containing protein, producing MSTKQNILARLRASGPQVANATFASKPEVPAVVEVDANDVSRFIECLQACHAQVAEVSAAMLATRLAARVRAHGLTRLLVSEQLQPIAAECGDACELISWQSLGDAPVAKLFDEVPAALTGSFGGICETGSIVLWPTAEEPRTVSLVPPVHFVVVYKSRLVKNFTALLAKDEFSKGLPTNLVLVSGPSKTADIQQTLAYGAHGPHSLEVFLVDDTAQ from the coding sequence ATGAGCACCAAGCAAAATATTTTGGCGCGGCTGCGCGCATCTGGCCCTCAGGTTGCAAATGCCACCTTCGCCAGCAAACCCGAAGTGCCGGCAGTGGTTGAGGTAGATGCAAATGATGTTTCGCGCTTTATCGAGTGCCTGCAGGCTTGCCATGCCCAGGTAGCGGAAGTGTCGGCCGCTATGCTTGCCACAAGGTTGGCGGCACGGGTGCGCGCCCATGGGCTTACGCGGTTGCTTGTAAGTGAGCAGCTGCAGCCGATTGCCGCAGAGTGCGGCGATGCGTGCGAGTTAATTAGCTGGCAATCGCTGGGCGATGCGCCGGTAGCCAAACTCTTTGATGAAGTACCGGCAGCTCTCACTGGCAGCTTTGGCGGCATTTGTGAAACAGGCTCCATTGTGTTGTGGCCAACCGCTGAGGAGCCGCGCACTGTATCACTGGTGCCGCCGGTGCACTTTGTGGTGGTGTATAAAAGCAGGCTTGTGAAAAATTTTACGGCGCTGCTTGCCAAAGATGAATTTTCAAAAGGCTTGCCAACCAACTTGGTGTTGGTGTCTGGCCCGTCCAAAACCGCCGACATTCAGCAAACCCTGGCCTACGGTGCACACGGCCCCCATAGCCTCGAAGTGTTTCTGGTAGACGACACCGCGCAATAG
- a CDS encoding LutB/LldF family L-lactate oxidation iron-sulfur protein, which translates to MHQAPEQFKHNARQALGNLQLRKNFRGAMDFLQAKRKGVLPDDEFASLSARGEAIKQRCLSQLPELLEQLEAQCTKNGIQVHWAATVDEANGIIARIVRAVDGKLALKGKSMVTEEMGLNHYMASHGVDCLESDMGEFIVQMANEGPSHIIMPAIHKSAVEIAQLFEEKIEGVAYTEDVDTLIAIGRNQLREKFKRADVGISGVNFAVAETGTLCLVENEGNGRMCTSVPPVHIAVTGIEKVVQWLQDVPPLLSLLTRSATGQPITTYFNMISGPRKGDEKDGPEQVHLVLLDNGRSQAYADEELRKTLQCIRCGACMNHCPVYTRIGGHAYGTTYPGPIGKIISPHLLGLEATQDLPTASSLCGACEEVCPVRIPIPKLLQRLRAESQSPQSLAMQGAGASYSRLEASIWTLWSWACVHPRVYRIGSMMAARFRKCIGWLPSAWKTGRTMPIPAARTFHERYRQRRQQP; encoded by the coding sequence ATGCATCAGGCACCAGAGCAGTTTAAACACAATGCCCGCCAGGCCCTTGGCAACTTACAATTGCGAAAGAACTTTCGCGGCGCCATGGATTTTTTGCAGGCCAAGCGCAAAGGCGTGCTACCCGATGACGAGTTTGCAAGCCTCTCTGCCCGTGGCGAGGCCATCAAACAGCGCTGCTTGAGCCAGCTGCCCGAGCTGCTGGAACAGCTGGAAGCGCAATGCACGAAAAATGGCATTCAGGTACATTGGGCTGCCACTGTGGACGAGGCCAACGGCATCATAGCGCGTATTGTGAGGGCGGTGGATGGCAAACTTGCGCTGAAGGGCAAGTCGATGGTTACCGAAGAAATGGGTTTAAACCATTACATGGCAAGCCACGGTGTAGATTGCCTTGAATCCGATATGGGCGAATTCATTGTGCAAATGGCCAACGAAGGGCCGTCGCACATTATTATGCCTGCCATTCATAAAAGTGCTGTAGAAATTGCGCAACTGTTTGAAGAAAAAATTGAAGGCGTGGCCTACACAGAAGATGTGGATACCCTCATTGCCATTGGGCGCAATCAATTGCGGGAAAAATTCAAACGCGCCGATGTAGGCATTTCAGGCGTGAACTTTGCGGTGGCTGAAACCGGTACCCTGTGCCTGGTGGAAAACGAGGGCAATGGGCGCATGTGCACCAGTGTGCCACCGGTGCATATTGCCGTAACCGGCATTGAAAAGGTGGTGCAGTGGTTGCAGGATGTACCGCCGCTACTTTCACTGCTTACCCGCTCGGCCACCGGCCAGCCCATCACCACCTATTTCAATATGATCTCCGGCCCGCGCAAAGGCGATGAAAAAGACGGGCCAGAGCAGGTGCATCTGGTGCTGCTGGATAACGGCCGCTCGCAAGCTTACGCCGATGAAGAGCTGCGCAAAACCTTGCAGTGCATTCGTTGTGGCGCCTGCATGAATCACTGCCCTGTGTATACGCGCATTGGTGGCCATGCCTATGGCACTACCTATCCAGGCCCCATTGGCAAAATTATCAGCCCGCACTTGTTGGGGTTGGAGGCCACGCAGGATTTGCCCACAGCATCATCACTGTGCGGTGCCTGCGAGGAAGTGTGCCCGGTGCGCATTCCAATTCCGAAACTATTGCAGCGCCTGCGCGCTGAAAGCCAGTCGCCACAAAGCCTCGCGATGCAAGGCGCCGGTGCCAGCTACAGCAGGCTTGAGGCCAGTATCTGGACATTGTGGTCTTGGGCGTGTGTGCACCCCCGGGTTTACCGCATCGGCAGTATGATGGCCGCACGCTTTAGGAAGTGTATAGGCTGGCTGCCGTCTGCCTGGAAAACCGGGCGCACTATGCCAATACCAGCTGCGCGCACTTTTCATGAGCGCTACCGCCAGCGGAGGCAACAACCATGA
- a CDS encoding nucleoside hydrolase, translating into MPMRECLGRLLLVAGMAGWLSAASAAVIVDADTANEVDDLFAVTRAAIAEEWQLTGVTAAQWSASHWSIPNSMEESHRLNQMILAHLQVEVPTFRGGPNRLYDWGDQAQHSAAAYEIIRQAKAMKPGQKLKVLALGSLTNVASALLIEPAISKKLAVYWLGSQYDFETGKHGIDDFNCMMDMQALFKVFNADVELHVMPLNVASALTMNYREVEQALKGKHPLADFLLQRWQSHIDPLKRERVIWDLALVYAVLNPSLVSEQVVTTPALLGQRKVWFYRTIDARAMIDDFIQTTDEYWRTQAVPPV; encoded by the coding sequence ATGCCAATGCGCGAGTGTTTGGGCCGGCTGCTATTGGTAGCCGGTATGGCAGGCTGGTTAAGTGCAGCATCCGCAGCTGTAATAGTAGATGCCGATACTGCAAATGAAGTGGATGACCTGTTTGCTGTGACGCGCGCGGCCATTGCCGAGGAGTGGCAGCTTACCGGTGTGACGGCCGCGCAGTGGTCTGCCAGCCATTGGAGCATTCCCAACTCCATGGAAGAGAGCCACCGCCTAAATCAGATGATTCTCGCGCACTTGCAAGTGGAAGTGCCCACCTTTCGCGGTGGGCCAAACCGCCTGTATGACTGGGGCGATCAAGCCCAGCATTCCGCAGCCGCCTACGAAATTATTCGCCAGGCCAAGGCTATGAAACCCGGCCAGAAGCTCAAGGTGTTGGCATTGGGTTCGCTCACCAATGTGGCCTCGGCGCTGTTAATTGAGCCTGCGATTAGCAAAAAGTTGGCGGTTTACTGGTTGGGCTCGCAATACGATTTTGAAACGGGCAAGCATGGCATTGATGACTTCAACTGCATGATGGACATGCAAGCGCTATTTAAAGTGTTTAACGCAGATGTCGAGCTGCATGTCATGCCATTGAATGTGGCCAGTGCACTGACCATGAATTACCGCGAAGTGGAGCAGGCTTTAAAGGGTAAGCACCCTTTGGCCGACTTTTTGTTGCAACGCTGGCAAAGCCATATAGACCCGCTTAAACGCGAGCGCGTGATTTGGGATTTGGCTCTGGTGTATGCCGTGCTTAATCCTTCGCTTGTGAGCGAACAAGTTGTCACAACGCCTGCTCTGTTGGGGCAGCGCAAGGTATGGTTTTACCGCACCATCGATGCGCGCGCCATGATTGATGATTTTATTCAAACGACCGATGAATATTGGCGCACTCAAGCCGTACCTCCTGTCTGA
- a CDS encoding CRTAC1 family protein: MIYKTSSSLLLILALAACGGGGGSGSSPSPTPTPTPTPTPTPTPTPTPSPSPSPAGDWKFTNITAQSGLSHQWGVRDITVTGDATEAEFFGGGVAVGDYNGDGLPDLFIDSGDYKPAKLYKNLGGNQWENVAEEAGVQLVWHRGSGPVFVDVDGDGWLDLFVGGLEDDGNKLFLNNTDGTFRDVSQTSGLRVNAKNTISAAFGDYDKDGFIDVALAHWGNPISDETETIFKGSGTGQFVDVSRSTRVAEFVLTPGVDGIEGERDYSFSPTFADLNNDGWPDLTMAADFGTSKYFLSDGMGQFLDSTDDQLTDQFGMGSALGDYDNDGDLDWFVTSIYEAGDFSISSIGNRLYENDGGRFTDTTFFARVENGGWGWGACFADVNNDGLLDIFHTNGWHAVGDTEDARDYPEDANRLFISEGNGRFDEQAQALGVGDLGQGRAVVCFDSDADGDIDLLVVNNDLAANAMVLYRNDGADELGNYLRVKLQGSGANTQAVGARIYATTGTVTQMREVIVGGSYASQVPVEAHFGLAGHQVVDTLTIVWPNGAEQEITDVPVNQLLTIVQP; encoded by the coding sequence ATGATTTATAAAACATCCTCATCACTTTTGCTCATACTTGCTTTGGCTGCCTGTGGCGGCGGAGGAGGGTCTGGTTCTTCGCCCAGCCCAACGCCCACACCCACACCTACACCCACACCTACACCTACGCCGACGCCTACCCCCAGCCCGTCGCCCAGCCCTGCAGGCGACTGGAAATTTACAAATATCACAGCACAGAGCGGGCTTAGCCATCAATGGGGTGTGCGCGACATCACCGTAACCGGCGATGCAACCGAAGCCGAGTTCTTCGGCGGCGGCGTTGCGGTGGGCGATTACAACGGCGATGGGCTACCGGATTTATTCATCGATTCAGGCGACTACAAACCGGCCAAGCTCTATAAAAATCTGGGTGGAAATCAGTGGGAAAACGTAGCAGAAGAAGCCGGTGTGCAGCTTGTGTGGCATAGAGGCAGTGGCCCGGTATTCGTTGATGTAGATGGCGATGGCTGGCTGGATCTATTTGTAGGCGGGCTTGAAGACGATGGCAACAAGCTCTTTTTAAACAATACCGATGGCACCTTTCGCGATGTTTCACAGACATCCGGTTTACGGGTGAACGCCAAAAATACTATCTCTGCAGCTTTTGGCGACTACGACAAAGATGGCTTTATAGACGTAGCGCTCGCTCATTGGGGCAACCCCATCTCAGATGAAACTGAAACAATTTTCAAAGGCTCGGGTACCGGGCAGTTTGTGGATGTCAGCCGTTCAACACGCGTAGCAGAGTTCGTGCTTACCCCTGGGGTTGATGGCATTGAAGGTGAGCGCGATTACAGTTTCAGCCCCACATTTGCAGACCTCAATAACGACGGCTGGCCAGACCTCACCATGGCGGCAGATTTTGGAACGTCAAAATATTTTTTGTCTGACGGCATGGGGCAATTTCTTGATAGTACAGACGATCAACTGACAGACCAATTTGGTATGGGATCTGCGCTGGGCGATTACGATAACGACGGCGATCTGGACTGGTTTGTCACCAGCATTTACGAAGCAGGCGACTTCTCTATTTCGAGCATTGGTAATCGCTTGTATGAAAACGACGGCGGCCGTTTTACAGATACCACTTTTTTTGCGCGGGTTGAAAATGGCGGTTGGGGTTGGGGCGCGTGCTTTGCCGACGTAAATAATGACGGGCTATTGGATATTTTTCACACCAATGGTTGGCATGCGGTGGGCGATACAGAAGATGCCCGTGACTACCCGGAAGATGCCAACCGGCTGTTTATTTCCGAGGGTAATGGCCGTTTCGATGAGCAAGCGCAGGCTCTGGGTGTTGGTGACTTAGGCCAGGGCCGCGCGGTAGTGTGCTTTGACTCAGACGCCGACGGCGATATTGATTTGCTGGTGGTCAACAATGATCTGGCTGCAAACGCCATGGTGCTCTACCGCAATGATGGAGCAGACGAGCTGGGTAATTACCTTCGCGTGAAGCTGCAGGGCAGTGGCGCCAACACCCAGGCTGTGGGTGCACGCATATACGCAACCACGGGTACCGTTACCCAAATGCGGGAGGTCATTGTTGGCGGCAGTTACGCAAGCCAAGTGCCGGTTGAAGCACACTTTGGGCTTGCCGGGCATCAAGTGGTAGATACGCTAACCATAGTTTGGCCAAACGGCGCAGAGCAGGAAATAACCGATGTGCCTGTAAATCAGCTGCTTACAATTGTGCAGCCATAG
- a CDS encoding (Fe-S)-binding protein, whose product MQSSVKMYPAKPTHVYLYVTCLVDSFSADTGLDAIALLEREGVEVVVVPEQTCCGQPAYNSGYRDQARAVAEAQMALFPEPWPIVILSGSCGGMMRKHYEDLMPDNQNLATFTERVFEFSEFMVHVLNVKLQDVGAPTRVTLHTSCAGRREMGIHESGLQLIKQLANVEPVAHERQTECCGFGGTFSVKQADISSAMAQDKAASLSATNAPEFVSTDWGCMLNINTTLEYQKSPLRGRHLASFLAERTQPAKEPS is encoded by the coding sequence ATGCAATCCAGTGTGAAGATGTACCCTGCAAAACCCACGCACGTATACCTGTATGTTACCTGTTTGGTAGACAGCTTTTCCGCTGATACAGGCCTTGATGCCATAGCGCTGCTTGAGCGTGAAGGTGTTGAGGTTGTGGTGGTGCCCGAGCAAACCTGTTGCGGCCAGCCGGCCTATAACTCCGGTTATCGCGATCAGGCACGTGCGGTGGCGGAGGCCCAGATGGCATTGTTCCCCGAGCCTTGGCCGATTGTGATTTTGTCTGGCTCGTGCGGTGGCATGATGCGCAAGCACTATGAAGATCTCATGCCTGATAATCAAAACCTGGCCACGTTTACTGAGCGTGTATTTGAGTTCAGTGAGTTTATGGTGCATGTGCTGAACGTAAAATTACAGGATGTGGGCGCACCGACCCGAGTTACCTTACACACCAGTTGTGCCGGGCGCCGGGAAATGGGTATTCATGAATCCGGGCTGCAGCTTATAAAGCAATTGGCCAATGTAGAGCCTGTGGCCCACGAGCGGCAAACCGAGTGCTGCGGATTTGGCGGCACTTTTTCGGTAAAGCAGGCCGATATTTCCTCTGCCATGGCGCAAGATAAAGCCGCCAGCCTGAGCGCCACTAACGCCCCGGAATTTGTAAGCACCGATTGGGGTTGCATGCTCAATATCAACACCACACTGGAGTACCAGAAGTCTCCGTTGCGTGGTCGTCACCTGGCGAGCTTTCTTGCTGAGCGCACGCAGCCCGCCAAGGAGCCCAGCTAA